Sequence from the Thermoflexus sp. genome:
GGAGCGAGGCCTCTGAAGGCTCAGGAACAGGAGGATCGAAGGAAGAGCGGCTTCTCTGGATCATCAACCTGTAGAGGTGAAAGGATCCGATGCGGATTCGGGTGCGTGTTCCAGCGACCACGGCGAACCTGGGCCCGGGTTTCGATGGGATGGGGCTGGCGCTGGGCCTCTATAACGAGATCGAGGCCGAGCCGGCCTCCACCCTGGAGGTCATCGTGGAAGGGGAGGGCGCGGATCTCCTTCCCCGCGATGGGACGAATCGGGTGGTGCGCGCGGCGGCGGCGCTGTTCGAGCGGATGGGATCCGCGCTGCCGTCGATGCGTCTGCGCTGCCGCAACCGGATCCCCCTCATGTCCGGCCTTGGATCCAGCGCGGCGGCCGTGGTGGGCGGGCTGGCCCTGGCTCAGGCCTGGATGGGGCGATCCGATCCGCCGGAGGTCCTGCTGGAGATGGCGGCCATGCTGGAGGGTCACCCGGATAACGTGGCGCCGGCGCTGTTGGGAGGGCTGGTGCTGGTTGCGCGGGATGAGGATGGCCTGATCGCGGCCCGCGTTCCCATCCCCCCCATGCGGGTGGCGCTGGCTCTCCCGGGGGTTACCGTATCCACCGAGATGGCCCGTCGCCTGCTTCCCGCTCACCTGCCTTTAGCCGATGTGGTATACCAGATCGGCCATGTAGCGCTCCTCGTCCACGCCTTTCGGGAAGGCGATTGGGGGTTGCTGGGCCGAGCGATGCGGGATCGGCTGCACGAGCCCTACCGGGCGCAGCTGATCCCGGGTTATGAGCGGGCGGTAGCGGCTGCGCGGGCCGCGGGAGCGGCGGCGGTGTGCATCAGCGGGTCGGGCCCCGCCCTCGCCGCGTTCGCTCCGGAGGGCCATGAGGCGATCGCCGCAGCGATGGCGGCCGCGTTTGCCGAGGCCGGCGTCCCGGCGCGCACCTGGGTGGTGGAGGTCGATTTTGATGGGGTTCAGGTGGAGGTCGAACCGGGG
This genomic interval carries:
- the thrB gene encoding homoserine kinase is translated as MRIRVRVPATTANLGPGFDGMGLALGLYNEIEAEPASTLEVIVEGEGADLLPRDGTNRVVRAAAALFERMGSALPSMRLRCRNRIPLMSGLGSSAAAVVGGLALAQAWMGRSDPPEVLLEMAAMLEGHPDNVAPALLGGLVLVARDEDGLIAARVPIPPMRVALALPGVTVSTEMARRLLPAHLPLADVVYQIGHVALLVHAFREGDWGLLGRAMRDRLHEPYRAQLIPGYERAVAAARAAGAAAVCISGSGPALAAFAPEGHEAIAAAMAAAFAEAGVPARTWVVEVDFDGVQVEVEPGA